In the genome of Nitrospiraceae bacterium, one region contains:
- a CDS encoding IPT/TIG domain-containing protein — protein sequence MMTEPMNSQRSVTYFCVIAGLIGVLLWASKADAKSSSAPPSTAAKAETCDYRSHPTITMVTPNQAKPGQKITISGKNFGTKKCLHSVSFGSKSTNEFTYVSPTMLEATVPNLLPGSVPVTVSTEAGTSQFKLEVQAK from the coding sequence ATGATGACAGAACCTATGAATAGTCAGCGCAGCGTGACGTACTTTTGTGTCATAGCTGGTCTGATCGGGGTCCTTCTCTGGGCGTCAAAGGCTGATGCGAAATCCTCCTCGGCCCCCCCCAGTACGGCTGCTAAAGCGGAAACGTGCGATTATCGCTCTCACCCGACCATTACCATGGTGACGCCGAATCAGGCCAAGCCGGGTCAGAAGATCACCATTAGCGGTAAGAATTTTGGAACCAAGAAGTGCTTACATAGCGTGTCGTTTGGCTCCAAGAGCACAAATGAGTTCACATACGTGAGCCCAACGATGCTAGAAGCAACCGTACCGAATCTCCTGCCTGGCTCTGTTCCAGTCACGGTCTCCACCGAGGCTGGTACATCGCAATTTAAACTTGAAGTACAGGCAAAGTAG